ctgctccctttctctctgcctctctcgatCTTTCGCTCCCttgctccctctccttccctccttccctccctctcacccgcttgctctctctctctcgtagccTACTGTACTGTCCAGTAAGCAGGCAGGCTCCAAGCTGCAGGCTCTAGTGGGTCCAGCTCCAGCTCCTCCCTCTCCAAGGTGATTAACCCCAGGGGTCTAAAGGATTACTACCCAGAGACACAGAAGCAGCTGACTTCCTGACTAGACTAATTTGTCCATCCCAGACTTAAGTACAGTAGGTCCATCTccctatagtaccactgaccagtaAAATAAACCCCTTCCGTACAATGGTGTGAGATCACTGATCTCAGATCAGATGTTGAGGAAAAAATGGGAGCTTGTCTGGCCCTCTCTTGGGGTATTGGGTGGGAAATGTTCTCTCTGGCCGGAGTTTGAGGTTATATCATGTGTATAACAGTCATTTCTAGCGCTGTCCTAGGGAGTTAGACATTAAATAGTTCACTTACAGCGATACTGATCCCTAAACCTACTCCAGCTTTCTTCTTCAGCTCCACAGAGATCTCACCACCCCTGAAGCAGTTTGTGGAAGGAGATCTGGAGTGGCAGTCCTGGATAATGGATAGGGAATAAGAGTTCATGATGAGATTAAGATGGATGATACAATTCACAACAAAGGCAcgattgtattgtatttgtttctATTCGTTGATTTAATTGACATTATGTAGAGTTGATTGCTAATGTTTGTTGTCTTGTTTGTGTACAAAATGAATACAATTGTTCCCCAATCTTAGCACATGTAGAGTATTGTCCTTAACATGGAGGAGATGATGGTCAGTAGCCATTGGTTACCTGAGCGTTGAGGATGCGTACATCagggagttgcaatctactgccaGTCTTTGGGGTCAACATGACAGACACGATCTCATCCAGGTCGTCCTCCCCAGAGCGCACGTTAGTCCTCAAAGTGGTCTGGGACTCGTAGGTCTTCAATAGCGGAGATCTCACGTTGTTGGGTGTCGAGGAAACTGTAAAGAAACATCAACAAAAACACACCAAAAAAATTCACATTGTAATAAAAGTTGAAATGTGGAATTATCAACTAATAACGAAAGCCTAGCCATGTATGTAGTGAAGATCCAGAGAGGACGAAAAAGTAAATTCCCATTTGGAGCTCTAACTAAAACATCTAGCTGAAAAGCCAGTCGACTTAAAATATAGTTTATCACGGAAAGTAAATGAGCCTGAACAGAGCAGAGATATatagtacctgtcaaaagtttggacactccaactcattccagggtttttctttatttttactattttgtagaataatagtgaagatatcacaactatgaaataacacatatggaatcatgtagtaaccaaaaaaaagtgtaaacaaatcaaaatattttatatatttcagaatcttcaaagtagccaccctttgcctttatgacagctttgcacgctcttggcattctctggtactgactggtactgtatatacgcACTTCCAGTACCTTTTGGCTGGGTCACGATGAGTGTGACCTCCTGTGGGCTGTTCTGCATGACCTCTGCAGCCTCACTGAAGGTCATGCCCTCCAGACTGGTGTGGTTCAGAGAGATCAGACGCCCACCTGAGGGAGAACATCACCACAACATTTCATATAAATAATCATTTTGTTGGTATCCACCTAGTCCTGGTCCAGAATCAACAGTTACCCATAGCCCCTATCCAATTCCTTCAGATCTGTAAAGACCATAGAAATAGGGGATACGAAAATAGACTGGGAGTtgcatctaaactcagcaaaaaaagaagcgtcaccttttcaggaccctgtctttcaaaaataatttgtaaaaacccaaataccttcacagatcttcattgtaaagggtttaaacattgtttcccatgcttgttcaatgaaccgtaaacaattaatgaacatgcacctgtggaacggtaagacactaacagcttacagacggtaggcaattaaggtcacagttatgaaaacgtaggacactaaagaggcctttctactgactgaaaaacaccaaaagaaagatgctcagggtccctgctcatctgcgtgaacgtgccttaggcatgctgcaaggaggcatgaggactgcagatgtggccagggcaataaattgcaatgtccgtactgtgagacgcctaagacagcgctacagagagaaaggacggacagctgatcatccttgcagtggcagaccacgtgtaacaacacctgcacaggatcggtacatctgaacatcacacctgtgggagaggtacaggatggcaacaacaactgcccgagttacaccaggaacgtacaatctctccatcagtgctcagactgtccgcaataggctgagcgaggctggactgagggcttataggcctgtagtaaggcaggtcctcaccagacatcaccggcaacaacgtcacctatgggcaaaCCCATCGTTgctgaaccagacaggactggcaaaaagtgctcttcactgacgagtcgcggtctTGTCtcgccaggggtgatggtcggattcgcgtttatcgtcaaagcgTTACAACGAGGCCTGTacactggagcgggatcaatttggaggtggagggtctgtcatggtctggggcggtgcgtcacagcatcattggaatGAGCTTGCTGTCATTGCTGGCaatgtgcgttacagggaagacatcctcctccctcatgtggtacccttcctgcaggctcatcctgacatgagcctccagcatgacaatgccacgagtcatactgctcgttctgggtgtgatttcctgcaagaccggaatgtcagtgttctgccatggccagcgaagagcccagaactcaatcccattgagcacgcctggaacctgttggatcggagggtgagggctaggggcattccccccagaaatgtccaggaacttgcaggtaccttggtggaagagtggggtaacatctcacagcaagaactggcaaacctggtgcagtccatgaggaggagatgcactgcagtacttaatgcagctggtggccacaccagacactgactgttacttttgattttgaccccccctttgttcagggacacattattccatttattttgtctatggaacttgttcagatgtctcagttgttgaatcttgttatgatcatacaaatatttacacttgTTAAGtttgtttgctgaaaataaacgtacagtgacagtgaggacgtttcttttatTGCTGATTTTACATTCAGTAAAAACAGTTCCAAAGGGGTTATTTGgctttccccataggagaaccctttttggttccaggtgacccctttttggtttcaggtagaacccttttgggttccatgtagaaccccctgtagaaagggttctacctggaaccaaaaagggttcttcaaagggttctcctatggggacagccgaagaacactttaaggttctagatggcaccatttttttcctaagagtgtagaTAGGGCCCTAGTCATGACTAATTAACCGGCAGTGTCAAGAGAAAAAGCTCACATGAGAACTTAAAAATAAACCTGGCATGCAAGGCTATTGTTCACCAATGTGCCCAGGCGTCATAATCCGGTGTGAGCTTTGTGGAGACGAGCCCAGAAATAAAACCTAGTCACCTACCTGGTCTGATGCGGCCATCTTTATCCGCTGGTCCTCCCCGCACGATGGATGCTATGAAGACACCCAGGTCATACTTCCCCACCGTGTCTTCTCCAACTATCACAACACCTGAATAGATAAAAGTACTTCTCCATTTTAGTTCTATTCTACAACAAGTCCATTAATGGATACATGACTAAATGTTGTAAGCGATGAACTTACCGACGCCGAGCTTCGGGTCTTTTTTTAGGCACACACAAATGACTTCTCTCTCTGATATGACTCTCTTCATTTGGGCAAAAACATCTGTTGACAGAAATACCGCAGCTACCTTTTAACACATTACTGTACATTGACCGCAGCACCTCATAAGAAACCCGTATGCCATCTCTGTGGATGATACTGACAGGCTACTACAATGGTTGCGAGGATGTCTACCGCACGGTGCTCGGATTTGGAACGCTTCCAGAATGTGAACACTTGATCCTGTACCTGATTACCCAGTGTTAAGAGGTTAATTTTCTTAGGAGCTGATCATCTATCCATACCTCTGCCTGCTGAGGACATGGGGTTGACCTCTGACCCACACTTCCCAGACCCACGAGACAGGGCTGGGGACAGGTTCCCAGGCAATGGCCTCCTTCTGCTGAAAATTATACAGGGAGAAATGACTTACAACATGCAGGGAAATAGAAATACTTACAACGTGCAAGAAATTAAATGCAAAGGAATGTACAGTAGTGTACACGGACAGAGACAATACAGGGAAGGATActttacccactgggcacaaactggttgaatcaacattgtttccatgtcgtttcaacaaaataattcaatgtgatgacgttAAATCAACGTGGGAAACCAAGTGAATTTGCAtaaagtcatcaacataaggggattttgtcatttttttcacccaaatttgaacctaaatccagtgacatggtgacatttgttgatttcacgttgaagtCACGTTAGTTGACAAGTCAACCAAATGTAATTCAAAAATAGATGTTGAACTGGCGCCTTTTCCCAGCGGGTATGCTCTCCATCACTCCTACCCCTGCTCGTGGAGGACACGCTGCTGTTTGATCCGCGCCTCGATCTTGGCAGCGATGTCATCACACAGTTTGGTCATGGAGCCGTCCTGCGGTGTGGTCAGACCGCTGTCTGTCAGTACGGTCTCAGAGTTCCTGTTCATCCGGCTGTTCTGTGCCTGACACACTGCCGCATATTGCACTATGTTGTCCTCTGGAAAGAAAAAAAGGGCTCTTTCGTTCAAATCAAGGTTGGTCAAAGGTGGCTATAATGAAATCAAGATAGATGTAGATCCAATAACTGTGCTATAATCCAATGATCCAGAAGTTTCTCTGTTTGGCCTATCAATAAGCCCACATGGTACATTAGCGAGATATATAGCTTATtagctatatactgtatatgactgAAGGGTCTGGCAAAAAAAGATTCACCAAGAACAGGACACAAACTGTATAGAATCAGAACAAGCTGTCACTGGGACACTATTTACAGGAATGTAGAAGTGGTTATGGTTTGGGCCAGGAGTTTTTTCTTGACCATGTGACTTTACCAGTTATGATGTCATCATAAAATGTTCTGACCTGAGGCCAGACTGTGTCCGAGCTGGCGAGAGTTCATCTCATTGTGAAACTTGTGCTGGGCAGAGCAGAGGTTGCACAGGTACGTGGCGGTCTTGGATCTCTCGGTGACAAAGGTGTGCTTTCTCGCGCTCCCTCTGCTCTCGATGACAAATTTCCGGCACTGtggtgggacagagagcgaggAGGGGTTAAGGTATTTACAGACATAACAATCCAACAAAACAACCGCTACAAAATTCACTGACTAAACAAACACTTTATAGTCAACTATATTCACTTTCAATATTCCTCAGTTTCCTTTATTAAAATCAATCTCCGGGAATAAAAAAAGAAAACACTTTTACTGCTGGAAACtaatatcccaagtataaatacagcaaatacacacactaaaagggtaaaaaaaaatacattgagcATAATAGTGCATTTTAAACACAACTGCAAACTTtaaggagttggtctgatggaAATCCGTTATGTCATCGGCCTCCCTCCTTGCTTGAAGAACAACAGAGAACAAAAGGGTAAAGGTCAGgggggttcgatcccgggctgtgtcgcagccggccacgaccgggagacccatgaagcGGCCCACAactggcccagcttcgtccgggttaggggaggggtttcCTTGTTTCTttgccgggatgtccttgtcccatcgcgctctagcgactcctgtggcaagccgggcgcatgcacactgacacggtcgccagttgtacggtgtttcctccgacgtattggtgcggctggcttccgggttaagagagcagtgtgtcaagaaccagtgtggcttggcagggtcgtgtttcagaggacgcatggctctcgaccttcgcttctcccaagtccgtactggagttgcagcaacgggacaagactgtaactaccatttggatatcacgaaattggggataaaAAGGGGGTAAAAGAATATATTTTAATAAAAGAGGGGTAAAAAAGAAAGGAAAGGCTCCCCCACTTGTGCCATGTCATGAGgatacctggaccacctattgagatgtgccttttgttaagtaaatcaggaTTAACACCCGATTTTCTTTTTTGAGATGAAAAGGAGATTGGAGTGCCACTTTAAAATGTTAAAAACTGAGTTATGCATTATCTAAGGCATAATACTCACAGAGGAGGAGATACTGTTTGTTTCCCACCAGTGGAATGTCTGACTCGTGGAGCGAGAGCTATCTTTAACCTCATACACTATGACTCCTCTGGCACACACTCCGAGGATCAGCTCTCCGATGACTGGCTTCTTCTCGCGCCCCACGCGGTAGAACAGAACACCGTACTCAGGAAGCTGCTGGGTGGCCTGGGGAGGAAGTTAGATGTTAGAACTGGGTCGTCACTAgcttccacagccacaaagtcataaacatCATATAAACCACGCCTATCTCTACAATTTCTctttattacattttattttaacccTAACTACACTCCTAACCTTatgcccaaccctaaccttataaTAAGACCAAGAAGCAAATTTTGTTTTCATGATTTTTTATgatattttgactttgtggctgtgaaaTCTAGTGGAAACCGGGAACTGCCGATGTGCTTAAGTTTACCACACGGGCTAAGAATACAAGCCAAACATTTATGTAATATACTATATTACCATATGTTCACCATTAATCCACTGTGCCACAGCCTTTTGGTGTAATGATTCAAATATAGTCCACTGAGTATGAAACTAATAACATGAATATAACGATATAAAACGTAGAACTCTATGAAGCGTTTTCATTGGTTCATGTTACCTTGAGGAACTCAAGCTCGGACTCGTCGGTACTCATCGTGGAGTTGTTGGCATGTAACCGTAGCAACTCGTCCTTTAGGTAAGGCAGGGCTCTTTTCTCCATGACGCTCTTGGCAATGTACTGGTCTGGTCGATAGTAGTTCCTCCCATAAACCTTTAGAAAAGATCACTCAACTATAACATTTCCAGAGCTAATATTACAAAATACTAACAAGGCAATTGATACTTAAGTATGCAGATCAATCCGCCTAGACCTTGACCAATCATGTGACAATTGTGCGATACAGCATATCAAAGATACTTCATGACCATataactaaaataaaaagtagcaAACACCTCAGGCATGCAGTCTCCATACTCTGCTTGGAGAGCCAAGGCACCCAGATATAGGCCTGTCTCTTCATAGCAGGACAACCTGTCCTCCAGTATATCTTTCCTCAGCTGTAGGTAGTACTGGTGACGAGTCAGTTTGTGCCTGCCAAAAAAACCCAGAATATGCTTACATAGAGAAATCGGTGGACCATGTTGCCTGACCTCTATGGATTCTATAGGTCGTCCTTCAATACGACACAGTGTGAGCATAGGAGGATGTGTCGTACTGTACTTACAAAAGTAGAGCGATGTCGTGGACGAAGAATTTGACCCTGAAGAAAAGGACAAACGTGGACGTAGGCACTTTCTTCCAATTATGGGGGGCAACCTTGGATATCTTTGTGTCATTGTCCAGGAAGAAAAACTCATTATCTAAAAACCGAGACAAGATGAAAAAGAGtgacatgtttaacacatcaaccatgtaAAGACTTTTTCAGAACTGTAGTTAAACAACAACAAATCAGCAGGTAGCGGACAAGAGCCATTCAAAACAAAAACACTAGTGAACCTGGTCAATTACCATCAATGTAAGCAAGGCCGAAGTAGAAGTGTTCAATCAGGTTGGAGTGGGCAACAATCATATCAAAGACATCCCCTCCTCCTGACTTGACATCACACTTGACCAGGATGCTCTGTCCGTTTGGCATGACCACACTCAGCTCCCTCATAGTGGAGTGAGACTTCCCTTTCTTTGACTGGATTAGCAGACAGAAAGATAGTGATTaatagatagacaggctggtgATAGTTGGGATGATGtaaaaaaaaagcatttgatGATGGAGTTCTTGATGATGAAAAGTCATAATTACAACAATGGATCCGGGCAGCTCCAAGACAACCAGTGGCTCATCTAACATTCGAAAAAACTCTGGACCCACATCCTGCACATAAAAAAAGAGGGAAACGTTAAGAACTACACTATGtgacaaaaagtatgtggacacctgctcgtcgaacatctcattccaaaatcatgggcattaatatggagttggtccccccattgctgctataacagcctccactcttctgggtaggctttccactagatgttggaacattgctgtggggacttgcttccattcagccacaaaagcattagtgaggtcgggcactgatgttgggcgattaggcctggctcgcatatggtgttcgatggggttgaggccagggctctgtacagaacagtcaagttcttccacaccaatctcaacaaaccatttctgtatggaccttgctttgtgcacaggggcattgtcatgctgaaacaggaaatgactttccccaaactgttgccacaagacatttccccaaactgttgctcctagacgtttccacttcacaataacagcacttacagatgaccagggcagttctagcagggcagaaatttgacaaaccgacttgttggaaaggtggcatcctatgatggtgccacattgaaagtcactgagctcttcagtaaggccattctactgccaatgtttgtccatggaaattgcatggcggtgtgctcgattttatacacctgtcagcaacaggtgtggctgaaatagccgaatccacaattgtatacacacatatatatacacacacacacacacacacacacacacacacacacacacacacacacacacacacacacacacacacacacacacacacacacacacacacacacacacacacacacacacatatatacacacactgtatatatgtacTATATCTTCTGGTATTTCAACCCAAAATGTCACATGACTCTCTATGATATCATACCTTGGCTTTCTTTTCATTAAGACTGACAGTGGACTCGTTCAGATACACATATGGTATAGGTCTGATGCTGCCTCGGCGAAAGCCATCCAGGTAAGAACTACAGGGGTTACGGAATTGATAGCTGCAGTAACTCTCTCTGTGACGTAGCCCCTGGGCAATTCTGTAAGAAAAAAAGAATACATGGATTCTTTAATTTATTGTCCACAGACtgttgggtgaactatcccttaaaaaaaaaacacatttgtaaAGCTGATACTTTGTGTATTACGGTCAAAATGAGCCTTTGTTGTTTGAAAGGCGCCGGCTAGGTTCTTACCCTCTGCTGAGCTCGACTTGGAATGTTGAGTTGCTTCTGTTTCTCAGCGCCCAGGTAGAGTTATGGTACGAGGCACTTCCTGAGAAACTGTGAATCCTCTCTCTGACCATCTGACTCCGGTCAGTAAGTTGAGGACCATTCTCAGCCATAGACACATGATTGACCTAGAAAACCAAATAAAATTGCAGCTACTGAATTAGAAAAGTTGCACTGACCTATCCTTAAAAATAACCATATGTCACAAACCCAGCTTCAGAGCTACAGACATACAGAGCTAAAAGCTCAAGTTAATGACTTCATGTCTCCCCCACCACTTCAACGGAcactttatttaattaggcaagtcagttaagaacaaattattatttacaatgacggcctacaccggccaaacctggacgatgctgggccaattgtgcgccgccctatgtgtAGGCCTATACCAAACTGGGCAAGACCGATCTCAATTTCAGCGTATCGATAACAAAGAGACAAAATTAAGAGATAATGACTCACGTATGACTGCCAAATGTATACCTGTAGACCAGGGTTTTGCATACACAACAGCCAGGTAGGTACAGTGATACCTATACTGACTAGAGGTGCATTTCATAAACCAAAGGGAATGTGGGTGAACTCACAGAGTCCCTAAACACATCTTCTACTAGCTGTTTGATGAGCTTCTCTGGTGGGGGCAGTTGAGCAGTCTTGATGTGCTGGTCACAGGTCTCCAGCACAGTCACGAGATCCGCTCGTCTCTGGACCGTGTCCTCACACATGCTCAGCAACAGGTTGTTCAGTTTGCCACTCAGCTGAATGGGCTGGTTTTGAGGTAGTTGATAATCAACGGACCAGTAGAGGGTCATTCCTAGGGAATATACAACCAtctgaaaaaaaaacaacacacaaaAATGAGTCAAATCCTTCCAGAGGAATTCATGTAAAACCAAAAGTCAAGAACCAAAACAGTGGTGAGATGTCATGCCAATAACCATAGGAGTTTTCCAGACAGCACAGACAGATCTGGAACTACGCTAGTAGCGATATACAattacataatttaaaaaaaaagtgtgtacaattttttttaacCGACTTCGAGATTCTACTTGTATTTTCTATAGCGCTTTTCATTacatctattattattattatgattactCTAAGAGCAGGATTTATTGATGACCTTTTCTGAGGCTGTCCTGTTGGAGGCAGCGTGTCCAGCCTGTACCTCTGGAGCAGTGAAGGAGCCCAGGTCCCCAGACCGGGCACAGCTTTTAAAAGCAAGGTTCCCACTggctgacagtaacatagagccGGGGCTCAGTACACTGCACATGTTACCAGGACCTGACAACAAGACAAAAGACATACTATTAACTTGCATGTCTGCATGGCTATAGGAATAACTCACTCCAAAAAGGTATGTTTGTCAGATGTAGAGCACGATATGATATGGTGGTGCCTATCTTTCCCATTCATTTCGGGTTTGAGGCCTATTTCTTCTAATGCATAAAGAGGCATGTAACAACAGAAGTCATGGGATATTAGACCACTTTTTAGGTCTGCAAACATGGGACAAATGTTTAATGGGCCATGAGCAATCCCTTTAAGACCTAAAGATCCTTTTAGCAACTGCCAGTGGGTATTTTCATGGGTCAGTAATGGGATATAAATGTGCCCAGGTACCTTTGGGGGAGATGTCCGTTAAGGCCTCGGCGGTGCCCAAAAGCAGACGCCACACCTCATCCTCCTCCAGAGGTGACCCCCGGGCCTCCAGCACCTCTGCCAGGGTCACGAACGTGCCCATCCTGGGGGACACAGCCATGGGTAGATACAGTCATATATtatataagggggggggggggggggggggggggcacatggactcagtactggtaccccttgcatATAGCCAAGTGCTCGTTATtcgttgtgtatttattattacgtgttttacttcTCTATTATAGACTCTATTATATTTttctctgcatcgttgggaaaaggcctgtaagtaaacatttcactgttagtccacacctgctgtttacaaagcatgtgactaATTCAATCTGATGTTATTTGATGAGCAATATATGTTTCATCATAGTCTAAGTGAAAAAATAAGCGAAGCTGATATTTGGATTACAATGAAACTGTTGAATGTAAGAAACTTAATCATTTCCAGAATAATTTCGGAGTTTTAAAACGGGTCCACACAACCGTACTGTCTTATCGCATAAATCATTATCTCAAACTGATCCTTTTCGCTGAGAATATAGAGATATTAGGATAAATATCTAG
This window of the Oncorhynchus clarkii lewisi isolate Uvic-CL-2024 chromosome 16, UVic_Ocla_1.0, whole genome shotgun sequence genome carries:
- the LOC139368017 gene encoding FERM and PDZ domain-containing protein 2-like — its product is MGTFVTLAEVLEARGSPLEEDEVWRLLLGTAEALTDISPKGPGNMCSVLSPGSMLLSASGNLAFKSCARSGDLGSFTAPEVQAGHAASNRTASEKMVVYSLGMTLYWSVDYQLPQNQPIQLSGKLNNLLLSMCEDTVQRRADLVTVLETCDQHIKTAQLPPPEKLIKQLVEDVFRDSVNHVSMAENGPQLTDRSQMVRERIHSFSGSASYHNSTWALRNRSNSTFQVELSRGIAQGLRHRESYCSYQFRNPCSSYLDGFRRGSIRPIPYVYLNESTVSLNEKKAKDVGPEFFRMLDEPLVVLELPGSIVSKKGKSHSTMRELSVVMPNGQSILVKCDVKSGGGDVFDMIVAHSNLIEHFYFGLAYIDDNEFFFLDNDTKISKVAPHNWKKVPTSTFVLFFRVKFFVHDIALLLHKLTRHQYYLQLRKDILEDRLSCYEETGLYLGALALQAEYGDCMPEVYGRNYYRPDQYIAKSVMEKRALPYLKDELLRLHANNSTMSTDESELEFLKATQQLPEYGVLFYRVGREKKPVIGELILGVCARGVIVYEVKDSSRSTSQTFHWWETNSISSSCRKFVIESRGSARKHTFVTERSKTATYLCNLCSAQHKFHNEMNSRQLGHSLASEDNIVQYAAVCQAQNSRMNRNSETVLTDSGLTTPQDGSMTKLCDDIAAKIEARIKQQRVLHEQGRRRPLPGNLSPALSRGSGKCGSEVNPMSSAGRDVFAQMKRVISEREVICVCLKKDPKLGVGVVIVGEDTVGKYDLGVFIASIVRGGPADKDGRIRPGGRLISLNHTSLEGMTFSEAAEVMQNSPQEVTLIVTQPKVSSTPNNVRSPLLKTYESQTTLRTNVRSGEDDLDEIVSVMLTPKTGSRLQLPDVRILNAQDCHSRSPSTNCFRGGEISVELKKKAGVGLGISIASGVNTGLRHGGIYIKSLVCGGAAEQDGRIQSGDRLLKVDGIMFQGFTYQQAVECLAKTGKVVTLVLERENMNSLPWVSLSPDTGCHLSPQSSHRDITQKRNNSCPAVITPYLVKPKDYSFVSDGNTLEVTLNKRLNGLGFSFLVPELEPLKGDSGSGLVRIKKLFPGQPAAESGQIQEGDVILAVNGEPLKGLSYQRVVTLLRGSPPEVRLSLCRPAPGILPPIETLFCT